Proteins from a genomic interval of Psychrobacter fulvigenes:
- a CDS encoding restriction endonuclease subunit S, which produces MPYSLLEAKPIEELCKVVDCEHKTAPYVDESEYLVVRTSNVRDGQLVMESMKYTTLEGYNEWTSRAVPEHGDVLFTREAPAGESCLVPSDTKVCMGQRMVMLRPHKSEVDPVFLSMILNTERTKNDIYRLSIGSTVSRINIADIKKLKVASPPLPEQQKIAKILSTWDKAINTTERLIDNSTQQKKALMQQLLTGKKRLLDDEGKRFESEWAERAVSSLGKIYSGGTPSTSNTEYWDGDINWITPTDITKQDSRYINSSLRKITLEGLENSSAKLVPAGSLLICTRATIGAMAITSNEMCTNQGFKNIVPNSKTNIVFVYYLLTYNKHRMISKASGSTFLELSKTSFESMRFRMPPLKEQQKIATVLANADKEIELLEQQLADL; this is translated from the coding sequence ATGCCTTATAGCTTACTTGAAGCTAAGCCAATTGAGGAGCTATGCAAAGTTGTTGATTGTGAACATAAAACAGCTCCATATGTTGATGAGTCAGAATATTTAGTAGTTAGAACGAGTAACGTTCGTGATGGTCAGCTAGTTATGGAGAGTATGAAATATACTACTCTTGAAGGTTATAACGAGTGGACGTCTAGAGCTGTTCCAGAACATGGCGACGTACTTTTTACTCGTGAAGCCCCAGCAGGAGAAAGCTGTTTAGTTCCTAGCGATACAAAGGTTTGTATGGGTCAAAGGATGGTTATGCTAAGACCTCATAAGTCCGAGGTTGATCCTGTTTTTTTATCTATGATTCTGAACACTGAAAGAACGAAAAATGATATTTATCGTCTTTCAATTGGTTCCACAGTTTCTAGGATTAATATTGCTGATATTAAAAAGCTTAAAGTAGCTTCTCCGCCACTCCCAGAACAACAAAAAATTGCCAAAATCCTATCCACTTGGGATAAAGCGATTAACACCACCGAGCGTTTGATTGACAATAGCACCCAGCAGAAAAAAGCCTTGATGCAGCAATTGCTGACGGGTAAAAAACGGTTGCTTGATGATGAGGGGAAAAGGTTTGAGAGTGAGTGGGCAGAAAGAGCAGTTTCAAGCTTGGGCAAGATTTATTCAGGAGGTACGCCTAGTACATCCAATACTGAATATTGGGATGGCGATATAAACTGGATTACACCCACTGATATTACCAAACAAGATAGTCGTTATATAAACTCTAGTCTAAGAAAAATAACGCTAGAAGGGCTAGAAAATAGCTCAGCTAAGCTAGTGCCAGCAGGTTCATTACTTATCTGTACACGGGCAACAATTGGTGCAATGGCAATTACTTCTAATGAGATGTGTACGAACCAAGGCTTTAAAAATATCGTTCCTAATAGCAAAACCAATATTGTGTTTGTGTATTACCTCCTAACGTATAACAAACACAGAATGATAAGCAAAGCGAGTGGCTCAACCTTCTTAGAGCTTTCAAAAACTTCATTCGAAAGTATGAGATTTAGAATGCCACCTCTCAAAGAACAACAAAAAATCGCCACCGTATTAGCCAATGCCGATAAAGAAATTGAATTACTTGAGCAGCAATTGGCTGATTTGTAG
- a CDS encoding transposase domain-containing protein, with product MGYFTMRLQDAINETHKRIPDTLEQFSELIDPEWIQQALEYTGKASIRRRKLPAEHVVWIVIGTALYRNRSIWYITEQMRLNIDSQACVPSAVVQARQRLGHEPLKQLFHQLSAHYQTESRAQQQDFMGLSVQAVDGVVYSLPYTDENLQYFSSSKGRTKEAPYPQCVRYA from the coding sequence ATGGGCTATTTTACTATGAGACTACAAGACGCTATTAATGAGACGCATAAAAGGATTCCAGACACCCTAGAACAATTTAGTGAATTAATAGACCCTGAGTGGATACAGCAAGCTTTAGAGTATACCGGCAAGGCGAGCATTAGAAGGCGTAAGCTACCTGCCGAACACGTTGTTTGGATAGTCATCGGCACAGCTTTATATCGAAACCGTTCAATTTGGTATATCACAGAGCAGATGCGGCTTAATATAGACTCACAGGCCTGTGTACCCAGTGCAGTCGTACAAGCAAGACAACGCCTCGGGCATGAGCCTCTAAAGCAGCTATTTCATCAACTAAGTGCTCACTACCAAACAGAATCACGAGCCCAGCAGCAAGACTTTATGGGACTTAGCGTCCAAGCTGTAGACGGTGTCGTATACTCACTACCCTATACTGATGAGAACCTTCAGTACTTTAGTTCAAGCAAAGGCAGAACTAAAGAGGCGCCCTATCCCCAATGCGTTCGGTATGCCTGA
- a CDS encoding M48 family metallopeptidase, with protein MTENGDFYYGEDKIHYEVVRKEVKNKSKNDKLIIEETKPSKPRKVVIKVHPDQRVVATAPSDATDEMIHDAMIKRARWIWQSLQDFAKQKDHVLPKRYVSGETQFYLGRRYVLKVITDAEQTARVKLLRGKLNVTVNQVSSNQKSGNQANQFASERSVKVKALLDKWYQDRAEIIFAERLHAVLSKASWVTSMPSFRLMAMKKQWGSCSTKGNLILNPHLVKAPKECIDYVILHELCHIAEHNHSERFWRLLTQVMPNWKEVKARLDGMAELYLNE; from the coding sequence ATGACTGAGAATGGCGATTTTTATTATGGTGAAGATAAAATCCATTATGAAGTAGTGCGTAAAGAAGTAAAAAATAAGTCTAAAAACGATAAGCTTATTATCGAAGAGACCAAGCCGAGTAAACCCCGAAAAGTGGTCATTAAGGTACATCCTGATCAGCGTGTGGTCGCCACCGCGCCTAGTGATGCTACGGATGAGATGATACATGACGCCATGATAAAGCGTGCGCGCTGGATATGGCAAAGCCTACAAGACTTTGCCAAGCAAAAAGATCATGTGTTGCCCAAGCGTTATGTCAGTGGTGAGACTCAGTTTTATCTGGGTCGTCGTTACGTGTTAAAAGTAATAACGGATGCAGAGCAAACGGCTCGAGTTAAGTTATTACGTGGTAAATTAAACGTTACCGTTAATCAAGTAAGCAGTAATCAAAAAAGCGGCAATCAAGCAAATCAGTTTGCTAGTGAACGTTCAGTTAAAGTAAAAGCGCTATTGGATAAATGGTATCAAGATAGAGCCGAAATTATTTTTGCTGAACGTTTACACGCAGTATTGTCCAAAGCTTCATGGGTCACAAGCATGCCGTCATTTAGACTAATGGCAATGAAAAAACAATGGGGCAGTTGCTCTACTAAAGGCAATTTAATACTCAATCCGCATTTAGTAAAAGCCCCAAAGGAATGCATTGATTATGTGATATTGCATGAGCTGTGTCATATAGCTGAGCACAATCATAGCGAGCGCTTTTGGCGCTTATTGACGCAAGTCATGCCGAATTGGAAAGAGGTGAAGGCTAGGCTTGATGGTATGGCGGAGCTGTATTTGAATGAGTGA
- a CDS encoding helix-turn-helix domain-containing protein, which translates to MSLTKTDYQNILSFINGSLSDCKNIQSLFSELFQFDRSLLWHADEEGNMHSLNFYNFSDQMMFDYKEVHRANDVMHPKKHLRNLGNSRDSVYRIGEVTTPRELSKSSYHQFIERHKIIDQMVMYLSTATTIYAGVGFVRFKGEKLFTRKDKKILQTLSTHLQHLVKNSMQIKEDTKVNVLVNTDRGSQAALSVRELEVYRLVIKGYSNMEIANQLYITVNTVKKHLRNMYEKNEVNNRTSLIYKLDGLVI; encoded by the coding sequence ATGAGTTTAACGAAAACGGACTATCAAAATATTTTAAGCTTCATTAATGGCTCACTATCTGATTGCAAAAATATTCAATCGTTGTTTTCTGAGCTCTTTCAATTTGATCGCTCATTACTTTGGCATGCAGATGAAGAAGGCAATATGCATAGCTTAAATTTCTATAATTTTAGCGACCAAATGATGTTTGACTATAAAGAAGTTCATAGAGCAAATGACGTGATGCACCCAAAAAAACACTTACGCAACTTAGGGAATAGCAGAGATTCGGTGTATAGAATCGGAGAGGTGACAACCCCAAGGGAGTTGTCAAAATCCTCTTACCATCAGTTTATAGAGCGCCATAAGATCATAGACCAAATGGTTATGTACCTTTCTACGGCTACTACCATTTATGCAGGTGTTGGGTTTGTAAGATTTAAAGGAGAGAAACTCTTTACTCGAAAGGACAAAAAAATCTTGCAAACACTGTCCACGCATCTGCAGCATTTAGTTAAGAACTCAATGCAGATAAAAGAAGATACAAAAGTTAATGTGTTGGTGAATACCGATAGGGGCTCTCAAGCGGCTCTCTCAGTTAGAGAATTGGAAGTCTATCGGCTTGTCATAAAAGGATACTCTAATATGGAAATTGCCAACCAATTGTACATTACTGTTAATACTGTAAAAAAGCATTTAAGAAATATGTACGAGAAAAATGAGGTCAATAATCGTACGAGCCTAATTTATAAATTAGATGGTTTGGTCATCTGA
- a CDS encoding type I restriction endonuclease subunit R, producing MTNPSINFAEEFSSKIPALTLLSTLGYRFIPPSQCNAMRSKSVSHKATNQVVLLPIMRAFLAKQTFTFEGTPHHLSDSATDKIMHELNPAMNLGLQLANEKLYNAMLYGVTVTEFIDGKKTSQTIGLIDWDNIDNNAFHCTEEFVVQNAEGTGNVIPDIVCFVNGLPLAVIEAKRPDSSREWQSTNAQAVSQHIRNQGQKQIPHLFAYSQLLLAVNGHDGLYATCGTPEKFWAKWVEEEISEPEFARLKNQQLNNEQIESLFNHRPTSAKKEYLSLINAGDLVVTDQDRLIVSLLQPERLLEMMRLFTLFDKKAGKIVARYQQVFGIKALIERISTFDEQGSREGGVIWHTTGSGKSFTMVFFSKALIWLEELAKCRIIVVTDRVDLETQLSNTFKSGGVITSKRDSRDAMATSGRRLAQQIGHGNERVIFSIINKFGSAVKYDECYNDSPNIIVMVDEGHRSQNGENNIRMAQALPNAAFIAFTGTPLLKDDKTENKFGSIIHSYTMQQAVKDKTVTPLLYEERVPELNTNDAAIDAWFDRITQKLTEDQKNDLKRKFSQKGQIYQVEGRIELIAHDISDHFQNFKQQHLKGQLACDSKASAIRYKMALDKIGKVTSVVAMSPPDTREGHDTVDGESKDIVQNWWQDNVANEYGGDEKAYTKAIIEAFSQDDGPDIMIVVDKLLTGFDEPKNTVLYIDKPLKQHNLIQAIARVNRLHEKKRFGYLIDYRGILKELDITIEKYQDLAERTQGGFDIEDLKGLYNAMDTEYKQLPRLHNELWAIFSSVKNKQDGQALRQVLAPKMQEVDGRVVDTQLRARDDFYAALTAFSNAMKIALQSASFFEDKSFDNKRDRYKQDLKAFINLRKQVREDADETIDYDEYEADIRSLLDKHIAGLEVKEAKGVYLVDNLGKNIKPEAMSDDEARNQTDKITGRVTKMIEQDLADDPYAREYFSKLLKKAIEEAKAMFDAPVKQYMMFADFEQAVKDRDVADVPNAFIDDNGKLNKHAQAYFGLFKHLFDADFLADKELDNDKLVAYAFEIDEVVKTNVAEYSINASEIENAINRRLLPMLFADLGIDKAQQLIEEVLKITRLGLSRETSSPRAARG from the coding sequence ATGACCAACCCCAGCATCAACTTTGCAGAAGAATTCAGCTCAAAAATCCCTGCCTTAACCTTGCTTAGCACGCTGGGCTATCGGTTTATTCCGCCCAGCCAATGCAATGCCATGCGCTCAAAATCAGTGTCACATAAAGCCACTAACCAAGTGGTTTTGCTACCCATCATGCGTGCGTTTTTAGCCAAGCAAACCTTTACGTTTGAAGGCACACCGCATCATTTATCAGACAGCGCCACTGATAAAATTATGCACGAGCTCAATCCTGCTATGAACTTAGGCTTGCAGCTCGCCAATGAAAAGCTCTATAACGCCATGCTTTATGGCGTGACCGTGACCGAGTTTATCGACGGTAAAAAAACCTCACAAACCATCGGTCTGATTGATTGGGACAATATAGATAACAACGCTTTTCACTGCACCGAAGAGTTTGTCGTACAAAATGCCGAGGGTACAGGCAACGTCATTCCTGATATCGTCTGCTTTGTGAATGGTTTACCGCTGGCAGTGATTGAAGCCAAACGCCCTGATTCCAGTAGAGAGTGGCAGTCAACCAACGCGCAAGCCGTCTCTCAGCACATCCGTAACCAAGGTCAAAAGCAAATCCCGCATCTATTCGCTTATAGCCAGTTATTGCTAGCGGTCAATGGTCATGATGGACTGTATGCTACCTGCGGTACACCTGAAAAGTTTTGGGCAAAATGGGTTGAGGAAGAGATCTCTGAGCCTGAGTTTGCCCGTCTAAAAAACCAACAGCTTAATAATGAGCAGATTGAGAGTTTGTTTAACCATCGTCCTACCTCTGCTAAAAAAGAATATCTGTCGTTGATTAATGCTGGTGATCTGGTCGTTACCGATCAAGACCGCTTAATTGTCAGCTTATTACAGCCTGAGCGTTTGCTTGAGATGATGCGCCTGTTTACCTTGTTTGATAAAAAGGCAGGAAAAATCGTTGCCCGTTATCAGCAAGTCTTTGGTATCAAAGCTCTGATTGAACGTATCAGTACTTTTGATGAGCAGGGCAGTCGTGAAGGTGGTGTGATTTGGCATACCACAGGTAGTGGTAAATCTTTTACGATGGTGTTTTTCTCTAAAGCTTTGATTTGGTTAGAGGAGCTTGCGAAGTGTCGAATTATTGTCGTCACGGATCGTGTCGATCTGGAAACCCAGCTGAGCAATACCTTTAAGTCTGGTGGTGTCATCACCAGTAAACGCGATAGTCGTGACGCCATGGCAACTTCTGGTCGCCGTCTAGCGCAGCAAATCGGTCACGGTAATGAGCGCGTTATTTTCTCCATTATTAATAAGTTTGGCTCAGCCGTTAAATACGATGAGTGCTATAACGACAGCCCAAACATCATTGTTATGGTCGATGAAGGTCACCGTAGTCAAAACGGTGAGAATAATATCCGTATGGCACAAGCGCTACCAAACGCTGCCTTTATTGCCTTTACGGGTACGCCACTGCTCAAAGATGATAAGACTGAAAACAAATTCGGCAGCATCATCCATTCCTACACCATGCAGCAAGCGGTCAAAGATAAAACCGTTACGCCATTGTTATATGAAGAGCGCGTTCCTGAGCTCAATACCAATGACGCCGCTATCGATGCTTGGTTTGACCGTATCACCCAAAAGCTTACCGAGGATCAAAAGAATGATCTCAAGCGTAAATTCTCCCAAAAAGGTCAAATCTATCAGGTTGAAGGTCGCATTGAGCTGATCGCTCATGACATCTCTGATCACTTCCAAAACTTTAAACAGCAGCATCTAAAAGGTCAACTGGCTTGTGACTCTAAAGCCTCAGCTATCCGCTATAAAATGGCATTAGATAAGATTGGCAAAGTGACCTCAGTAGTCGCCATGTCACCACCTGATACTCGTGAGGGGCATGACACCGTTGATGGTGAGTCAAAAGACATCGTACAAAACTGGTGGCAAGATAATGTCGCTAATGAGTACGGCGGTGATGAAAAAGCCTATACCAAGGCCATTATTGAAGCCTTTAGTCAGGATGATGGTCCTGACATTATGATTGTCGTTGATAAGCTCTTAACAGGCTTTGATGAACCCAAGAACACTGTCCTATATATCGATAAGCCACTAAAGCAGCATAACCTGATTCAGGCGATTGCACGGGTGAACCGCTTGCATGAGAAAAAACGCTTTGGTTATCTGATTGATTATCGTGGCATCTTAAAAGAGCTGGATATCACCATTGAGAAGTACCAAGACTTAGCCGAGCGCACGCAAGGTGGCTTTGATATTGAAGACCTTAAGGGTCTGTATAACGCCATGGATACCGAGTACAAGCAGCTACCAAGGCTGCATAATGAGCTGTGGGCTATATTTTCATCGGTTAAAAACAAGCAAGACGGACAAGCGCTAAGACAAGTGCTAGCACCTAAGATGCAGGAAGTAGATGGCAGAGTAGTCGATACTCAGCTAAGAGCGCGTGACGACTTTTATGCTGCCTTGACCGCATTTTCTAACGCCATGAAAATTGCGTTGCAATCAGCATCTTTTTTTGAAGACAAATCATTCGATAACAAACGTGATCGCTATAAGCAGGATCTCAAAGCCTTTATTAATCTACGTAAGCAAGTGCGTGAAGACGCTGATGAGACCATTGATTACGATGAGTATGAAGCGGATATTCGCAGCTTACTCGACAAGCATATTGCGGGGCTTGAGGTTAAAGAAGCAAAAGGCGTTTACCTAGTCGATAACCTAGGAAAAAATATTAAGCCTGAAGCCATGAGTGACGATGAAGCACGCAACCAAACCGATAAAATTACAGGTCGTGTCACTAAGATGATTGAGCAGGATTTGGCTGATGATCCGTATGCGCGAGAGTACTTCTCTAAGCTCCTAAAAAAGGCCATTGAAGAAGCCAAAGCGATGTTCGATGCGCCCGTGAAGCAGTACATGATGTTTGCTGACTTTGAGCAGGCCGTAAAAGACCGTGATGTCGCTGATGTGCCGAACGCGTTTATCGATGATAATGGTAAATTAAATAAACATGCTCAGGCTTATTTTGGTTTGTTTAAGCATTTATTTGACGCTGATTTCTTGGCGGATAAAGAGCTAGATAACGACAAGCTAGTTGCTTACGCCTTTGAGATTGATGAAGTAGTCAAAACGAATGTGGCGGAATATTCCATCAATGCCAGTGAGATTGAAAATGCGATTAATAGACGCTTATTGCCAATGTTGTTTGCTGACTTGGGTATAGATAAAGCGCAACAGCTCATTGAAGAAGTGCTAAAGATTACCCGACTTGGGCTGTCGAGAGAGACAAGTAGCCCACGAGCAGCAAGAGGGTAG
- a CDS encoding class II histone deacetylase: MKTTGFIYDGSYFWHDNGSGALHLASGGYVQSHTYGEDPETKRRFKNLMDICGLTPQLKSIVPRRATREDIELFHLPHYIDKVQELSAANGGDAGQLAIVGRGSYEIALLSAGGAMTAVDSVMDGEVRNVYALTRPPGHHAEEQEGIGFCLFNNVAIAAKHAKRKYNLERILVLDWDVHHGNGTEQAFYEDDSTLFISLHQDRLFPAGRGYVEHTGEGKGEGYNVNIPLPAGTGNAGYMHAFEKIVGPIVDQFKPELIIVSAGQDPNFFDPLARMMVTSDGFRRFADFMKGLAEKHCDGRLVLCHEGGYSAAYVPFCSLAIVEAISGIKTDVEDPFMEGFGVPVETLFPHEEQAVQAVIEQQSKYWNFA; encoded by the coding sequence ATGAAGACCACAGGTTTTATTTATGATGGAAGCTATTTCTGGCACGATAACGGCTCAGGTGCACTACACTTAGCCTCTGGCGGCTACGTGCAAAGCCATACATACGGAGAAGATCCTGAGACGAAGAGACGTTTTAAGAACTTAATGGATATCTGCGGCCTAACTCCTCAGTTGAAATCTATCGTGCCACGCCGTGCTACGAGAGAAGATATTGAGCTATTTCACTTGCCACATTACATTGATAAGGTACAGGAACTCAGCGCAGCGAATGGTGGCGATGCAGGACAACTCGCTATTGTGGGCAGAGGATCATATGAAATTGCTCTGTTATCTGCAGGTGGAGCAATGACCGCTGTAGACTCCGTTATGGATGGTGAAGTCAGAAACGTTTACGCATTGACAAGACCTCCTGGTCATCACGCAGAAGAACAAGAAGGGATAGGTTTCTGTTTATTCAATAACGTAGCCATTGCCGCAAAGCATGCTAAGCGCAAGTATAACTTAGAGCGTATTCTGGTACTCGACTGGGACGTTCATCATGGAAATGGTACAGAACAAGCGTTTTATGAAGACGACAGCACTTTATTTATCTCTCTACATCAAGATCGCTTATTCCCTGCTGGTCGAGGATATGTTGAGCATACAGGAGAAGGTAAAGGCGAAGGCTATAACGTCAATATTCCGTTGCCAGCTGGCACTGGTAACGCTGGATACATGCACGCATTTGAAAAGATTGTCGGTCCAATAGTTGATCAATTCAAACCCGAACTAATCATTGTATCTGCTGGACAAGATCCTAACTTCTTCGATCCGTTAGCACGAATGATGGTTACATCAGATGGGTTTAGACGCTTTGCAGACTTTATGAAAGGTCTAGCTGAAAAGCATTGTGACGGCCGTCTGGTCCTATGTCACGAAGGTGGCTATAGTGCAGCATATGTTCCTTTCTGCTCATTAGCCATCGTTGAGGCTATTAGTGGTATTAAAACCGATGTAGAAGACCCATTTATGGAAGGTTTTGGTGTTCCAGTTGAAACCCTATTCCCTCATGAAGAGCAAGCTGTTCAGGCAGTTATAGAGCAGCAGTCAAAATATTGGAATTTTGCATAA
- a CDS encoding type I restriction-modification system subunit M: protein MPTTQINQDDINKAVWNACDTFRGVISADTYKDFILTMLFLKYLSDVYKDEYIKLVEQFGDNPELIHAMMSKQRFVLPEGASFWDLYEQRHQPGNGQRIDEALHAIEEANGTKLKNVFQDISFNTDKLGQEKQKNELLRHLLEDFGKDILNLSAERVGSLDVIGNAYEYLIKHFAASSGATAGEFYTPPEVSNLLATILEPVEGDEICDPACGSGSLLIKCGAMVRKNSNSKKYALYGQEAIGSTWALAKMNMFLHGEDNHRIEWGDTIRNPLLLDKDGKHLLQFDVVTANPPFSLDKWGHEDASSDPYGRFHRGVPPKTKGDYAFISHMIETLKPSTGRMGVVVPHGVLFRASSEGKIRQQLIEENLLDTVIGLPEKLFFGTGIPAAILIFKKNKTDDTVLFIDASNEFKSGKNQNQLTDSNIARVIETYKARESVDKYAYLASFDEIKENDFNLNIPRYVDTFEEEAEIDLVAVRSERLEVKAELESLETEMAGFLKELGYAL from the coding sequence ATGCCCACCACTCAAATCAATCAAGACGATATCAACAAAGCCGTCTGGAACGCCTGCGACACTTTCCGTGGGGTCATCAGCGCCGATACTTATAAAGACTTTATCTTAACCATGCTGTTCCTTAAGTACCTGTCTGATGTCTATAAAGATGAATACATCAAGCTGGTTGAGCAGTTCGGCGATAACCCTGAGCTGATCCACGCGATGATGTCGAAGCAGCGTTTTGTATTACCTGAGGGCGCCAGCTTTTGGGATTTATACGAGCAGCGTCATCAGCCGGGTAACGGTCAACGTATTGACGAAGCGCTCCATGCCATTGAAGAAGCCAACGGCACTAAGCTTAAAAACGTCTTCCAAGACATCAGCTTTAATACGGATAAACTGGGTCAAGAAAAGCAGAAGAACGAGCTACTACGCCACCTACTAGAAGACTTTGGCAAAGACATCCTCAATCTAAGTGCCGAGCGGGTCGGTAGCCTAGATGTGATTGGTAATGCTTACGAATATTTAATCAAGCATTTTGCCGCCAGTAGTGGCGCGACGGCTGGTGAGTTCTATACGCCACCAGAGGTATCGAACTTACTAGCGACTATCCTTGAGCCTGTCGAAGGTGATGAAATATGCGATCCAGCGTGTGGTTCAGGGTCTCTACTCATTAAGTGCGGGGCGATGGTACGCAAAAACTCAAATTCTAAGAAGTATGCGCTATACGGTCAAGAAGCCATTGGTTCGACATGGGCACTGGCCAAGATGAATATGTTCCTACACGGTGAGGACAATCACCGTATCGAGTGGGGCGATACCATCCGTAATCCGCTGCTACTCGATAAAGACGGCAAGCATTTATTACAGTTCGATGTGGTGACCGCCAATCCACCGTTTTCACTGGATAAATGGGGTCATGAAGATGCCAGTAGCGATCCCTATGGTCGCTTCCATCGCGGTGTACCGCCCAAGACTAAGGGCGACTATGCCTTTATCAGTCATATGATCGAAACGCTGAAACCAAGCACTGGCAGAATGGGTGTGGTCGTACCGCATGGCGTGCTGTTCCGTGCGTCTAGCGAAGGCAAAATCCGTCAGCAACTCATTGAAGAAAACTTGCTCGATACGGTGATTGGTCTGCCTGAAAAGCTGTTTTTTGGAACGGGTATTCCAGCGGCTATTCTCATCTTTAAAAAGAATAAAACCGATGACACGGTGTTATTCATCGATGCCAGTAATGAGTTTAAATCAGGTAAAAACCAAAACCAGCTCACCGATAGCAATATTGCTAGGGTCATTGAGACTTATAAGGCGCGGGAAAGCGTCGATAAATATGCGTATCTAGCGAGCTTTGATGAAATTAAGGAAAACGACTTTAACCTAAACATTCCACGCTATGTCGATACCTTTGAAGAAGAGGCGGAGATTGATCTGGTTGCGGTGCGCTCTGAGCGTCTTGAGGTAAAAGCTGAATTGGAGAGTTTAGAGACTGAGATGGCAGGGTTTTTAAAGGAGTTGGGTTATGCCTTATAG
- a CDS encoding IS4 family transposase, which yields MRSVCLINTDTHEIIDTTLGDMGQGEITLARQLNIQDNSITLFDRAYFSADLLISWQQTHPNSHWLMRAKDNLRYTVIETFSEGDYLIQMPVSPQAQKKNPNLPDTWQARLIECRYEGKIRRYITSLIDDKRFTKDKVAQLYLQRWEIEMAFREIKSDLQQGLLLRSKLPQLVLQEFWGLMIAYNLIRRLMRYMAVRAKVSPLRISFHMVSITIVDLLRFAPLQAAGLFPKLLDAVLEEGKLFVIPERRKRSCPRVVKGKPQKYPKKNTSQP from the coding sequence ATGCGTTCGGTATGCCTGATCAATACTGACACGCATGAGATCATTGACACAACCCTTGGAGATATGGGTCAAGGAGAGATCACATTAGCCCGTCAGCTAAATATTCAAGACAACAGCATTACGCTCTTTGATAGAGCCTATTTCTCAGCAGACCTACTGATTAGTTGGCAACAAACCCATCCAAACAGTCACTGGCTCATGCGGGCTAAAGATAATCTGCGTTACACTGTGATTGAAACCTTTAGTGAAGGGGACTACTTGATACAAATGCCGGTTTCTCCCCAAGCTCAAAAGAAAAATCCAAACCTACCCGATACTTGGCAAGCTCGATTAATTGAGTGTCGTTATGAGGGTAAGATAAGACGATACATCACCTCTTTAATAGATGATAAACGCTTTACTAAGGATAAAGTGGCACAGCTGTACTTGCAGCGCTGGGAGATCGAGATGGCTTTTAGGGAAATTAAGTCTGATCTACAGCAGGGGCTGTTGTTAAGAAGTAAGCTGCCACAGCTTGTGTTACAAGAGTTCTGGGGGCTTATGATTGCTTATAATCTGATAAGACGTTTGATGCGATATATGGCAGTTAGAGCTAAGGTTAGCCCTCTACGAATTAGCTTTCATATGGTGTCTATTACGATTGTTGATCTTTTACGGTTTGCGCCTTTACAGGCTGCAGGACTCTTCCCTAAGTTGTTAGATGCAGTTTTAGAGGAAGGAAAATTGTTTGTCATTCCTGAACGCAGAAAGCGATCTTGCCCGAGGGTGGTTAAGGGTAAACCACAAAAATATCCCAAAAAAAATACCAGTCAGCCTTAA